A part of Gracilimonas sp. genomic DNA contains:
- a CDS encoding sigma-70 family RNA polymerase sigma factor, protein MDYSKFVDAVLDRDEATITEQVNVITPVLIKFLTVRLDASIHNAQDCAQNTLLIAVEKIREDKITNPDAVINYLFTTAKHEYFKQLSKDREINYEELPEHHSDKADQLNRLLDNEKMNILKRCMEALKADYRKYIEYWFQNPDFETSVVADHFNISVSNAWTKKHRVINALKECFEKKIKL, encoded by the coding sequence ATGGATTATTCAAAATTTGTAGATGCCGTATTGGATCGTGATGAAGCAACAATCACTGAGCAGGTGAATGTTATCACTCCTGTGCTTATCAAATTCTTAACGGTCAGGCTGGATGCTTCAATCCATAACGCCCAGGATTGCGCACAAAATACACTCCTGATTGCGGTAGAAAAAATCAGAGAGGACAAGATAACCAACCCGGATGCCGTAATAAACTACCTGTTTACCACTGCAAAACACGAATATTTTAAACAGCTTTCCAAAGACCGTGAGATCAACTATGAGGAGCTCCCGGAGCACCATTCTGATAAGGCTGATCAGCTAAATCGACTGCTTGATAATGAGAAAATGAACATATTAAAACGCTGTATGGAGGCGTTAAAGGCTGATTACAGAAAATACATCGAATATTGGTTCCAGAACCCAGACTTTGAAACTTCGGTTGTCGCAGATCACTTTAATATTTCTGTAAGCAATGCCTGGACAAAGAAACATCGGGTTATAAATGCACTGAAAGAGTGCTTCGAAAAAAAAATTAAACTTTAA
- a CDS encoding cyclic peptide export ABC transporter produces the protein MKLIGLLIRASTPLFLVAAISSLLSGLFSTLVIKEIHSVINGENLSLESFIWAFTSYIVAFLVFSIIASISISHLTKKIVHNLRVDLTNSIIKADYSHLENLKAKLLPVLTEDITTIGVVIERLPSVANGVAMVLGLLIYMVWLSPPLSGLTLLAFILIIIINKITLSFIAKYSKLSREYTNRIYEAFEGLVYGLKSLKINSKFRDSYINRKIVPGSIRQMKYYFYHNVLNAFTNRMNDIVLFIFLGAVIILIVVFDFVTMDFFNKYLTLILFMLAPLSTISGFFSTMKKIEASVLQIDKLGIDVSKEVELKDINSVEPLEVTTLNEPNIRLENLVYVHRDGESSFQVGPLDLTIEKGKITFITGGNGSGKTTLIKVICGLYQPHKGMLCYRGLPIKEQNLSAYRDLFGVVFTDSFVFDHLEHIPPEIIYKKAPEYLELLELSEKVFIRDGNLSSTNLSEGQKKRVVLLKSLLEDKEIYVFDEWAAYQDQKSKELFFHTILPYLRDQGKTVINISHDSGFEAVADKTVHLRYGKIDNIS, from the coding sequence ATGAAACTAATTGGTCTTTTAATAAGAGCATCAACCCCCCTCTTTTTGGTAGCTGCCATTTCAAGTTTGTTATCGGGTTTGTTTTCAACGCTTGTTATCAAAGAAATTCATTCTGTAATTAATGGCGAAAACTTATCCCTTGAGTCATTTATATGGGCTTTTACTAGTTACATCGTAGCTTTTCTGGTTTTTTCAATAATTGCTTCCATAAGTATTTCGCACCTCACAAAGAAGATAGTTCATAACCTGCGTGTTGACTTAACTAATAGTATTATTAAGGCCGATTACAGTCATCTGGAAAATTTAAAAGCTAAGTTACTCCCCGTTCTCACTGAAGATATTACAACCATTGGGGTGGTGATTGAGCGACTTCCCAGCGTGGCAAATGGTGTGGCTATGGTTTTAGGGCTCTTGATATATATGGTATGGCTTTCTCCACCACTTTCAGGGTTAACCCTCCTAGCGTTCATTCTGATAATAATCATCAACAAAATCACTCTGAGCTTTATAGCAAAATATTCTAAGCTATCAAGAGAATATACAAATCGTATCTATGAAGCATTTGAAGGCTTGGTTTATGGTCTGAAGTCTCTGAAAATAAATTCGAAATTCAGAGACTCTTACATTAACAGAAAGATTGTTCCCGGTAGCATCAGACAGATGAAGTATTACTTCTACCATAATGTTCTCAACGCTTTCACCAACCGAATGAATGATATTGTTTTATTCATCTTCCTTGGTGCTGTTATCATACTTATTGTAGTATTCGATTTTGTGACAATGGATTTCTTTAATAAATATCTGACGTTGATCTTATTCATGCTTGCACCACTTTCTACTATCAGTGGCTTTTTTAGCACTATGAAAAAAATAGAAGCCTCAGTATTACAAATAGACAAGCTTGGAATAGATGTAAGCAAGGAAGTTGAGTTGAAAGACATTAACTCGGTTGAGCCTCTTGAAGTAACAACTCTAAATGAGCCGAATATTAGACTTGAAAACCTGGTCTATGTGCATAGGGATGGAGAAAGTTCATTCCAAGTGGGGCCTTTAGATTTAACTATCGAAAAAGGAAAAATCACATTCATTACAGGAGGAAATGGTTCCGGAAAAACAACTCTGATTAAAGTGATTTGTGGCCTTTATCAGCCACATAAAGGAATGCTTTGTTATCGTGGGCTTCCTATAAAGGAACAAAATTTATCAGCTTACCGGGATTTATTTGGTGTGGTATTTACTGACAGTTTTGTATTTGATCACCTGGAACATATTCCCCCTGAAATCATTTATAAAAAGGCTCCCGAATATCTGGAATTACTGGAGTTAAGTGAGAAAGTATTCATAAGAGACGGAAATTTATCGTCAACAAATCTATCTGAAGGACAGAAAAAGCGTGTCGTTTTACTGAAGTCTTTACTGGAAGACAAAGAAATTTATGTGTTTGACGAATGGGCGGCTTATCAGGATCAAAAGTCTAAAGAACTATTTTTTCATACTATTTTACCCTATTTGAGAGATCAGGGGAAAACCGTGATCAATATTTCACACGACTCTGGTTTTGAAGCTGTTGCCGACAAAACAGTGCACCTGAGATATGGGAAAATCGACAATATCTCCTGA
- the ppk1 gene encoding polyphosphate kinase 1 — translation MKKTSLSPDEVNFDPSVKEKSKIAKKRANPKKNEILKQKGMHKDLRSSNLKIFGSDYFFNYEMSWLKFNERVLAEAQNEKNKVLERVKFLSIVCSNLDEFFQKRVGGLKRQLLAGVKELSVDGMTPSDQLKSVRHEVHNMIEAYRGCFFEDLVPKLSDKGIHIKSYNDLTDYQKSVSDRYFQKQVYPIVTPLAVDESHPFPFISNKSLSFAIELVNPRTKEKSFARLKIPANRNRFVQVHRKGNKVILVPIEDIIREKMDHFFPGMKVLSAHMFRVTRNASVDRNEEEAEDLLETIEDELRERKFAEIVRLEIDAEMPKHLKKYLIKNLNINWQDVYEMKGTIGLADSMEIAKLSGFNRLKERVWNPVLHPSLKHNPEEEIPSIFEVIKKGDFMVHHPYHSFELSTQRFVEEAARDPKVLAIKQTLYRTSKDSPLMHSLMNAAEEGKQVVVLVEIKARFDEERNINWAQKLENFGVHVAYGIPGLKIHTKLTMVVREESDGLKTYCHIGTGNYHPDTAQLYEDLALFTCDEKITSDVTDIFNLLTGYAPDQTFEKLLVAPNHMRKQMNVLIEKEVKEAQKGNPARIIAKMNSLEDPLIIQKLYEASQVGVKIDLIVRGVCRLIPGKKDLSENITVHSIIGRYLEHSRIYYFHHGGEHKYFIGSADWMHRNLDARVEAITPIEKTELKKYLQFVINIYFNDNKQRWLLLEDGTYQRAQKEKGDSKLSAHDFLMNHMKEGSEPIPKVHRD, via the coding sequence ATGAAAAAGACCTCGTTATCGCCCGATGAAGTAAACTTTGACCCATCGGTGAAAGAAAAATCGAAGATTGCCAAGAAAAGAGCCAATCCCAAAAAGAATGAAATCCTCAAACAAAAGGGTATGCATAAAGACTTGAGATCCAGCAATCTGAAAATCTTTGGGAGTGATTATTTTTTCAACTACGAAATGAGTTGGCTGAAATTCAATGAGCGTGTGTTGGCTGAAGCTCAGAATGAGAAAAACAAAGTTCTTGAGCGTGTTAAGTTTTTGTCGATCGTTTGTTCAAACCTGGATGAGTTTTTCCAGAAGCGTGTAGGCGGGTTGAAGCGTCAGCTTCTTGCGGGGGTTAAAGAACTTTCTGTTGATGGAATGACTCCATCTGATCAGCTCAAATCCGTACGGCATGAAGTGCACAATATGATTGAAGCCTACCGAGGCTGCTTCTTCGAAGATTTGGTACCCAAGCTTTCTGATAAGGGCATTCACATAAAGTCTTATAACGATCTTACAGATTATCAAAAAAGTGTGAGTGACCGTTATTTCCAGAAGCAGGTTTATCCAATTGTAACCCCTCTCGCGGTTGATGAATCTCATCCCTTCCCTTTTATCTCTAACAAAAGCCTTTCTTTTGCTATTGAATTGGTCAATCCCAGAACGAAAGAAAAATCTTTTGCACGGCTTAAGATTCCGGCAAACCGAAACCGTTTTGTACAGGTTCACAGAAAAGGAAACAAGGTAATTCTTGTCCCTATTGAAGATATAATCCGGGAGAAAATGGATCACTTTTTTCCGGGCATGAAAGTGCTTTCCGCTCATATGTTCCGGGTCACCCGAAACGCCTCCGTAGATCGAAATGAAGAAGAGGCAGAAGATCTGCTGGAAACAATTGAAGATGAACTGCGGGAACGAAAGTTTGCTGAAATTGTGAGATTAGAGATTGACGCTGAAATGCCTAAACATCTCAAGAAATATCTCATCAAAAACCTGAACATCAACTGGCAGGATGTATATGAGATGAAAGGCACCATCGGATTGGCAGACTCCATGGAAATTGCCAAACTCAGCGGATTTAATCGACTTAAAGAGCGCGTTTGGAACCCGGTTTTGCACCCTTCACTCAAGCATAATCCGGAAGAGGAAATACCCAGTATTTTTGAAGTCATTAAGAAAGGCGACTTCATGGTTCATCATCCATACCACAGTTTTGAGCTTTCGACTCAGCGGTTTGTTGAGGAGGCTGCCCGGGACCCCAAAGTGCTTGCAATCAAACAGACTTTATACCGTACTTCCAAAGACTCCCCATTAATGCATTCTCTTATGAATGCTGCTGAAGAAGGCAAACAGGTGGTTGTTCTGGTTGAGATTAAAGCGCGTTTTGACGAAGAGCGAAATATTAACTGGGCGCAGAAGCTGGAAAACTTTGGTGTTCACGTGGCCTATGGAATTCCAGGCCTTAAAATTCACACCAAGCTTACCATGGTAGTCCGTGAAGAAAGCGATGGACTTAAAACCTATTGTCACATTGGAACCGGAAATTACCATCCTGATACAGCTCAACTTTATGAGGATCTGGCTCTTTTCACCTGTGATGAAAAGATTACTTCAGACGTAACCGACATTTTCAATTTGCTTACCGGATATGCTCCTGACCAAACTTTTGAGAAATTATTGGTGGCGCCGAACCATATGCGCAAGCAGATGAATGTGCTGATTGAAAAAGAAGTCAAGGAAGCTCAAAAAGGAAATCCAGCCCGCATCATAGCAAAAATGAACAGCCTGGAAGATCCCTTGATTATCCAAAAGTTGTATGAAGCCTCTCAGGTTGGGGTTAAAATTGACCTGATTGTTCGTGGTGTTTGCCGGCTTATTCCTGGCAAAAAAGATCTAAGTGAAAACATCACCGTACATTCTATTATTGGTCGCTATCTTGAACATTCCCGCATCTATTACTTTCATCATGGCGGTGAGCACAAATACTTCATTGGGTCGGCTGACTGGATGCACCGCAATCTTGATGCACGGGTTGAGGCCATCACACCTATAGAAAAGACTGAGCTAAAAAAATACCTTCAGTTTGTCATCAATATCTATTTCAATGACAATAAACAGCGGTGGCTTTTACTTGAAGACGGTACCTACCAGCGAGCTCAGAAGGAAAAAGGAGACTCAAAGCTGAGTGCTCATGACTTTTTAATGAATCATATGAAAGAAGGCTCAGAGCCAATACCCAAGGTACACCGTGACTAA
- a CDS encoding glycosyltransferase family 92 protein produces MKKYFLSFVSNFKNENPYLKEWLDYHIKVGVDHFYLFNQCGSDESWRIIEPYEKKGIITVHDWTNISSKFEGPTNFLQKNKNHMAYNHTAKNYRHETDWLLKIDLDEFLFMANEDYTIKSWLDQLNKSGVRKVRVPRIDFGNSGHTETPLGGVLENYTRREETHSNYKDMANTDFLSDNEFNTSSHRWSYRWFSGGKTILPDALKGLRINHYYTKSKHEYFNRQNISRGRKVSEDDFKAIADRTNKVQDRSILRHLPLLPED; encoded by the coding sequence TTGAAGAAGTATTTTCTATCGTTTGTTTCTAATTTTAAAAATGAAAACCCTTACTTAAAAGAATGGTTGGATTATCATATCAAAGTGGGGGTAGATCATTTCTACCTCTTTAATCAATGTGGTTCTGATGAATCATGGCGTATTATTGAACCTTACGAAAAAAAAGGAATTATTACGGTTCATGACTGGACCAATATAAGCTCAAAGTTTGAGGGTCCCACAAACTTTTTGCAGAAGAATAAGAATCATATGGCCTACAATCACACAGCCAAAAATTATCGTCATGAAACAGATTGGTTATTAAAAATTGACCTTGATGAGTTTTTGTTCATGGCTAATGAAGATTACACAATAAAGTCTTGGTTAGATCAGCTAAATAAAAGCGGTGTTCGAAAGGTGCGGGTACCTCGAATTGATTTTGGAAATAGTGGACATACTGAGACACCTCTTGGGGGAGTCCTTGAGAATTATACTCGACGTGAGGAAACTCATTCAAATTATAAAGATATGGCTAATACCGATTTTCTAAGTGATAATGAATTTAATACTTCTTCACATAGATGGTCTTATCGCTGGTTTTCGGGAGGCAAAACCATTTTACCAGACGCACTAAAAGGACTTCGAATAAACCATTATTACACCAAATCTAAACACGAATATTTTAACCGACAAAATATAAGTCGAGGGCGTAAAGTGAGTGAAGATGACTTTAAAGCAATAGCAGACCGAACAAATAAAGTTCAAGACCGCTCTATACTTCGGCACTTACCACTACTTCCGGAAGATTAG
- the ruvB gene encoding Holliday junction branch migration DNA helicase RuvB: MNNPLLNPEEKEEAFEQTVRPGSLQEFIGQQKAISNLSVFIKAAKQRGDALDHVILSGPPGLGKTTLSYIIANEMGVKIRPTTGPVLEKPGDLAGMLTNLEEGDVLFIDEIHRLNPVIEEYLYSAMEDYKLDIVIDSGPNARSIQIELNHFTLVGATTRKGLLTAPLRARFGIDMRLDYYDVELLQRIALRTADIMGMGITESGAHEIARRSRGTPRIVNKLLRRTRDFAQVENLDTIDNKIADKALNALDVDNNGLDEMDIRILKAIIENYDGGPVGLSTLGVAVGEDKGTIEEVYEPFLIKEGFLQRTPKGRICTKKAYQYLNVDPSKTDKDLFNS, encoded by the coding sequence GTGAATAATCCGCTATTAAATCCTGAAGAAAAAGAAGAAGCATTTGAACAGACGGTGCGCCCGGGTTCGCTTCAGGAATTTATAGGTCAGCAAAAGGCGATTTCTAACTTGTCAGTTTTTATTAAAGCTGCCAAACAGCGGGGCGATGCCCTTGATCATGTGATTCTTTCCGGACCTCCCGGATTGGGGAAAACCACATTATCCTACATTATTGCAAATGAGATGGGTGTGAAGATTCGTCCAACAACAGGGCCAGTGCTTGAAAAACCCGGTGACCTGGCGGGTATGCTGACCAATCTGGAAGAAGGAGATGTTCTTTTTATTGATGAGATTCACCGGCTGAATCCGGTAATTGAGGAATATCTGTATTCAGCAATGGAAGATTATAAACTCGATATTGTGATCGATTCTGGTCCGAATGCTAGAAGTATTCAGATCGAGTTGAATCATTTTACTCTTGTTGGGGCCACAACGCGAAAGGGGCTATTGACCGCTCCACTTCGTGCCCGTTTCGGGATTGATATGCGGCTGGACTATTATGATGTAGAGCTACTCCAGCGAATTGCCCTCAGAACAGCGGACATTATGGGAATGGGAATCACCGAATCGGGGGCTCATGAAATTGCCCGAAGAAGTCGCGGAACCCCACGAATCGTGAATAAGCTGCTTCGGCGAACGCGCGACTTTGCCCAGGTAGAAAATCTTGACACCATCGACAACAAAATAGCCGACAAAGCCTTGAATGCTTTGGATGTAGATAACAACGGCCTGGATGAAATGGATATTCGAATCCTCAAAGCAATTATCGAAAATTATGATGGAGGTCCGGTAGGACTTAGCACTTTGGGAGTAGCTGTGGGAGAAGATAAAGGCACCATTGAAGAAGTTTATGAACCTTTCCTGATTAAAGAGGGTTTTCTGCAGCGAACACCAAAAGGGCGTATTTGTACGAAAAAGGCATATCAATATCTGAATGTAGATCCTTCTAAGACGGATAAGGATTTGTTTAATTCATAG
- a CDS encoding glycosyltransferase domain-containing protein, whose protein sequence is MKFVTVATHSTPDFEIFQKSASQHKISFDILGWGKEYTSHKCKSIWLIEYLDNLPDDEIVLYTDAYDALMLCPKEEIIEKYDQLGHSVIYSAEQNINIDGTFLEKVAIYLRVRNREKPYRFLNAGQWIGRAGTVRNIIKETLSSDKFDSKNNNDQSLLIEYMSYFPDVIKLDTKNIIFSCTAGRTGLEKDDYSIKNDRIFNSITKTTPCSIHFAAKNFEGANWIISQISYLKGSSFTSKTPKYNWYKFKNRLIDLTCQDNFLFHLVVHSLLILALVLSAGCLLFYLL, encoded by the coding sequence ATGAAATTTGTTACGGTTGCTACTCATTCTACACCAGACTTTGAAATTTTCCAGAAGTCCGCATCACAGCACAAGATATCATTCGATATTCTTGGTTGGGGGAAAGAATATACCAGTCATAAGTGTAAGTCGATATGGTTAATTGAGTACCTAGATAATTTACCGGACGATGAAATCGTACTTTATACAGATGCATATGACGCTTTAATGCTCTGCCCTAAGGAAGAGATCATTGAAAAATATGATCAACTGGGTCATTCCGTTATTTATTCTGCAGAACAGAACATAAATATAGATGGGACTTTCTTAGAAAAGGTCGCAATATATCTTAGAGTAAGGAATAGGGAAAAACCTTACCGGTTTTTAAACGCAGGACAATGGATCGGTAGAGCAGGCACTGTAAGAAATATTATAAAAGAAACCCTGAGCTCAGATAAATTTGATAGTAAGAACAATAATGACCAAAGTTTATTGATAGAATACATGAGCTATTTCCCTGATGTGATTAAGCTGGATACTAAAAATATTATCTTTTCATGTACAGCCGGTAGAACGGGACTGGAAAAAGATGATTATAGCATTAAAAATGATCGTATCTTTAACAGCATTACTAAGACGACTCCATGTTCAATACATTTTGCAGCTAAAAATTTTGAGGGAGCAAACTGGATTATTTCACAGATCTCATATTTAAAAGGCAGCTCTTTTACGTCAAAGACCCCTAAATACAATTGGTACAAATTTAAGAATCGACTTATAGACCTGACATGTCAAGACAATTTCCTCTTTCATTTAGTAGTTCATTCTTTACTTATCTTAGCTTTAGTCCTCTCAGCAGGTTGCTTGCTTTTTTATTTATTGTAG
- the metK gene encoding methionine adenosyltransferase — protein sequence MKNLFTSESVSEGHPDKVADQISDAILDALLTDDAESRVAVETLVTTGLAVVSGEVTTESYIDVQEIVRDVIREIGYTKATYRFDSESCGVLSTIHSQSPDIAQGVDRDGAGDQGMMFGYATKETPEFMPMPLQYSHNLLKELARIRKKTDKMEYLGPDSKSQVTIEYGDDGKPARIHTIVLSTQHDEGVEQAQIQTDIKKHLIGNVIPAELVDDETIYHVNPTGKFVVGGPHGDTGLTGRKIIVDTYGGRGAHGGGAFSGKDPSKVDRSAAYASRHIAKNIVAAGLAEECLVQLAYAIGVVEPVSINVHTYGTGKMTDVELADKVAKTFDCTPQGIIKRFNLKSPIYRKTAAYGHFGREEFPWEKLDYVDKLG from the coding sequence ATGAAAAATCTTTTTACTTCTGAGTCTGTATCCGAAGGCCATCCGGATAAAGTAGCTGATCAAATTTCAGATGCTATTTTAGATGCCCTCCTAACCGATGATGCCGAGTCCCGTGTAGCTGTTGAAACTCTTGTGACTACTGGTTTGGCTGTTGTTTCGGGTGAGGTTACTACCGAATCGTACATTGATGTTCAGGAGATTGTCAGGGATGTCATTCGGGAAATTGGTTATACCAAAGCAACATATCGATTTGACTCAGAAAGCTGCGGAGTGCTTTCCACCATTCATAGCCAAAGCCCTGATATTGCACAAGGAGTTGACCGGGATGGTGCCGGTGATCAGGGAATGATGTTTGGATATGCGACTAAGGAGACCCCTGAGTTTATGCCGATGCCCCTTCAATATTCTCACAACTTGTTAAAAGAGCTGGCCAGAATAAGAAAGAAAACGGATAAGATGGAATACCTGGGACCTGATAGTAAAAGTCAGGTAACTATTGAGTATGGCGACGATGGGAAACCGGCGCGTATTCACACGATTGTTCTTTCAACCCAGCATGATGAAGGCGTCGAACAGGCTCAGATTCAAACCGATATTAAAAAACATTTGATTGGAAATGTAATCCCAGCTGAGCTGGTAGACGATGAGACGATTTACCACGTAAATCCAACGGGCAAGTTTGTAGTGGGTGGTCCGCACGGTGATACCGGGCTTACAGGACGTAAAATTATAGTGGATACCTATGGTGGCCGTGGTGCTCATGGCGGCGGTGCATTTTCAGGAAAAGATCCTTCCAAAGTAGATCGAAGTGCGGCTTATGCTTCCCGGCATATTGCCAAGAATATTGTTGCAGCCGGTCTGGCAGAAGAATGTCTGGTTCAGCTTGCCTATGCTATTGGCGTGGTTGAGCCGGTTTCCATTAATGTTCACACGTATGGAACCGGGAAAATGACCGATGTGGAACTGGCTGACAAAGTAGCCAAGACCTTTGATTGCACCCCTCAGGGCATCATTAAGCGGTTCAACCTAAAAAGCCCGATTTATCGCAAAACAGCCGCCTACGGACACTTCGGAAGAGAGGAATTCCCATGGGAGAAGCTGGATTATGTGGATAAGCTGGGGTAA
- a CDS encoding tetratricopeptide repeat protein, protein MKSFSMENSRELEIRQQIDAYLKGRLSEEEIQALWNEFAKNPELLNVLEIEVNVKELIEREALNSKGSSGKATINRLPSWTWHAAAAAVLAFIALVQIFRIETPTQMDQFVVQRIGPDQVETSDGVRAKDMRITTADSLLNLGFEAIVSGNEDRAIELFDEVINRFDEEPYGSKAFLNKGIILYNESDYEAAIESFREATERVQDSRMILEKAYWYLGNALVNVGELEEAQKAVFEAYQLEGVFRNPAFRLLKKLSDDLGSSDYEGFDAQQLE, encoded by the coding sequence ATGAAAAGCTTTAGTATGGAAAACTCGAGAGAACTAGAAATCAGACAACAAATAGATGCCTATTTAAAGGGCCGGCTTTCGGAGGAAGAGATTCAGGCTCTGTGGAATGAGTTCGCCAAGAACCCTGAACTGCTGAATGTTCTTGAAATTGAAGTAAATGTAAAAGAACTGATTGAAAGAGAAGCCCTTAATTCAAAAGGTAGCTCAGGCAAGGCAACGATCAACAGGCTTCCATCCTGGACTTGGCATGCAGCAGCAGCTGCTGTTCTGGCATTTATCGCCCTGGTACAGATATTCAGAATAGAAACACCCACACAGATGGATCAGTTTGTGGTGCAGCGTATTGGCCCTGATCAGGTTGAAACATCAGACGGAGTTCGTGCCAAGGATATGAGGATTACGACGGCCGACTCTTTACTGAATTTAGGTTTTGAAGCTATAGTGTCCGGAAATGAAGATCGTGCCATAGAATTGTTTGATGAAGTAATCAACAGGTTTGATGAAGAGCCTTATGGATCGAAAGCATTTTTGAATAAGGGGATAATTCTCTATAACGAATCTGATTATGAGGCGGCTATAGAGTCATTCAGGGAGGCCACAGAACGTGTTCAGGATAGCCGCATGATTTTAGAAAAAGCCTACTGGTATCTTGGAAATGCTCTCGTTAACGTGGGCGAACTCGAAGAAGCGCAAAAAGCTGTATTTGAGGCTTATCAGTTGGAAGGAGTATTTCGAAATCCCGCTTTCCGTTTGTTGAAAAAACTAAGTGATGATCTGGGAAGTTCAGACTACGAAGGATTTGATGCTCAGCAGTTAGAATAA
- a CDS encoding capsule assembly Wzi family protein has protein sequence MNTVHNTKYAKAINDGPAWQGRGLNTTIGFGFSGKIGRLTYVINPMVQYAQNKDFYTGADLTNSPEYQYPYFGNFIDYVIRYGDEPYFRLFPGQSEISLDLKPIEVALSTQNMIWGPGIYNPIILSMNAPGIPHLKVGTSEPLETSIGKLTANIYWGLLEESGYFNNDPDDNRRYFSAINIGYRPSFWEEMTIGIHRTFYTQTQYAQDFFYDGFITFSQFFSESNDRLVNGKLTNDYYDQNISITFDWKDDNSDFNIYAEWLRADFAGGFVALVEQYERQSAYMYGVANNFYIATDSFIRFNYEHVSLANWHRDSFGFFWPLYSHGVNIQGHTNNGQVLGAFVGPGAQADMLNVAYVWDKNVITFEYQRARYNDDYFYTTFTNINGPTPQDIEHQLGLRFQSEFKKLDYNIGAFIAVRDNYLFQDETVWVNYHSNITLRYNFKN, from the coding sequence ATGAACACAGTTCATAATACCAAATATGCCAAAGCCATCAATGATGGACCCGCTTGGCAGGGAAGAGGCCTAAATACTACGATTGGATTCGGTTTTTCAGGGAAAATTGGTCGACTAACCTATGTGATCAACCCCATGGTTCAGTATGCACAAAACAAAGACTTTTATACTGGTGCAGACCTTACAAACAGCCCAGAATATCAATATCCATATTTTGGAAACTTTATTGACTATGTAATTCGATATGGGGACGAGCCCTATTTCAGGCTTTTTCCCGGTCAAAGTGAAATTAGCTTAGATTTAAAGCCAATAGAAGTAGCTTTATCTACTCAAAATATGATTTGGGGTCCTGGAATCTATAATCCAATTATCCTAAGCATGAATGCGCCAGGCATACCACACCTAAAAGTGGGAACTTCAGAGCCTTTAGAAACTTCAATAGGTAAATTAACTGCGAACATTTATTGGGGATTATTGGAAGAATCAGGTTATTTCAATAATGACCCTGATGATAATAGAAGATACTTCTCAGCAATAAACATAGGGTATCGGCCAAGTTTTTGGGAAGAAATGACAATCGGTATACATAGAACTTTTTATACACAAACCCAGTATGCCCAAGATTTCTTTTATGATGGTTTTATTACTTTTTCACAATTCTTTAGCGAAAGTAACGACCGACTCGTCAACGGTAAATTAACCAATGATTATTATGACCAAAACATTTCTATAACCTTCGATTGGAAAGATGATAATTCAGACTTCAACATATATGCGGAATGGCTAAGGGCTGATTTTGCTGGTGGTTTTGTTGCCTTGGTTGAACAATACGAACGACAAAGTGCATATATGTATGGTGTAGCTAACAACTTTTATATAGCCACAGATAGCTTTATACGCTTTAACTACGAACATGTATCATTAGCTAACTGGCATAGAGACAGTTTTGGTTTTTTTTGGCCACTATACTCACATGGAGTCAATATACAGGGGCACACCAATAATGGCCAAGTTCTAGGAGCTTTTGTTGGCCCGGGAGCACAAGCTGATATGCTGAATGTGGCCTATGTATGGGATAAGAATGTAATCACATTTGAGTACCAGCGCGCCCGATATAATGATGACTACTTCTATACTACCTTCACAAATATTAATGGCCCCACTCCCCAGGATATAGAACACCAACTTGGATTACGCTTTCAGAGTGAATTCAAAAAACTAGATTACAACATTGGGGCGTTTATTGCAGTACGTGATAATTATCTATTCCAAGATGAAACCGTATGGGTTAATTATCACTCAAATATCACCTTGCGATACAACTTTAAGAACTAA